In Geobacillus kaustophilus, a genomic segment contains:
- a CDS encoding chromate transporter, with product MIYWQLFLAFFWPGILGYGGGPASIPLIEHEVVDRYGWMTVNEFSEVLALGNSLPGPIATKMAGYIGYEQAGVLGAIVAVFASVAPSLVLLLALLQLLYKWKDAPQVKRLTAYIRPAIAVMLALMAIDFFRESYEGAGLGQTVLLAAASAFLMFGKWRLHPAYVIALSLVYGAVFLS from the coding sequence ATGATCTATTGGCAGCTGTTTCTCGCCTTTTTTTGGCCTGGCATTCTCGGCTACGGCGGCGGCCCGGCTTCCATTCCGCTCATCGAGCACGAAGTCGTTGACCGCTACGGCTGGATGACGGTCAACGAGTTCAGCGAAGTGCTGGCGCTTGGCAACTCTCTTCCCGGCCCCATTGCGACGAAAATGGCCGGCTATATCGGATACGAACAGGCTGGCGTCCTTGGCGCTATTGTCGCAGTGTTTGCCAGCGTCGCTCCGTCGCTTGTTTTGCTGCTGGCGCTCTTGCAACTGTTGTACAAATGGAAAGACGCGCCGCAAGTGAAGCGGCTTACCGCCTATATCCGCCCAGCGATCGCCGTGATGCTTGCACTCATGGCCATCGACTTTTTCCGTGAGTCGTATGAAGGGGCCGGGCTCGGCCAAACGGTGCTTCTTGCCGCCGCCAGCGCCTTTTTGATGTTTGGCAAATGGCGCCTGCACCCGGCGTACGTCATCGCCTTATCGCTTGTGTACGGGGCCGTCTTCTTGTCGTAA
- a CDS encoding chromate transporter translates to MNQWHLFLAFFRVGMLGYGGGPSSIPLVRAEVVTKYRWMTDEEFAEILAIANALPGPIATKLAGYIGYRVGGALGLVNAVLATTAPTVVLMIVLLAALSSFKDTPWVAGMTKAVVPVVAVMLAEMTWQFAKQARAALGWRPAALLLLACFLALQWLGLHPALVVAVLLAAAFVGRSKPKAEDRDKGGERRASS, encoded by the coding sequence ATGAACCAATGGCATTTATTTCTCGCTTTTTTCCGCGTCGGCATGCTTGGGTACGGGGGCGGTCCGTCTTCGATCCCGCTCGTGCGCGCTGAAGTGGTGACGAAATACCGCTGGATGACCGATGAAGAATTCGCAGAGATTTTGGCCATCGCCAACGCTTTGCCCGGCCCGATCGCCACGAAGCTTGCCGGCTATATCGGCTACCGTGTCGGCGGCGCACTTGGTTTAGTGAACGCCGTGTTGGCGACGACCGCCCCGACGGTCGTGTTGATGATCGTGCTGTTGGCCGCCTTATCCTCGTTTAAAGACACACCATGGGTCGCTGGGATGACGAAAGCGGTCGTGCCGGTCGTGGCTGTCATGCTCGCCGAGATGACGTGGCAGTTCGCCAAACAGGCGCGCGCCGCCCTCGGCTGGCGGCCGGCCGCCCTGCTCCTTCTTGCCTGCTTTTTGGCCTTGCAGTGGCTCGGCCTCCACCCGGCGCTTGTGGTCGCAGTGTTGCTTGCGGCGGCGTTTGTCGGCCGAAGCAAGCCAAAGGCGGAGGATAGAGACAAAGGCGGAGAAAGGAGGGCGTCGTCATGA
- the spoIIID gene encoding sporulation transcriptional regulator SpoIIID produces MHDYIKERTIKIGKYIVETRKTVRVIAKEFGVSKSTVHKDLTERLPEINPELAQEVKQILDYHKSIRHLRGGEATKKKYKKQAVKNN; encoded by the coding sequence GTGCACGATTACATCAAAGAGCGTACGATCAAGATTGGCAAGTATATCGTGGAGACGAGGAAAACCGTTCGCGTCATCGCGAAAGAATTTGGCGTATCCAAAAGCACCGTGCATAAAGACTTGACCGAGCGGCTGCCGGAAATCAACCCGGAGCTGGCCCAAGAAGTCAAACAAATTCTCGATTACCATAAATCGATCCGCCATTTGCGCGGCGGGGAGGCAACGAAGAAAAAGTATAAAAAGCAGGCAGTGAAAAACAACTGA
- a CDS encoding BsuPI-related putative proteinase inhibitor, whose amino-acid sequence MGKGKTLGIIAALVGAAAVSALFMYTNGSDRPQVKDDLLGPAPAGKPAQAGGKGIIAGTLEPSLRYEKENGAYVFTFTVKNQTERVQTVTFTSGKKYDYILYRDGQKVKQFSEGKMFTQIYEERTLKPGEELSFQETFRGLEPGEYALEWWLADRNWPNARAKVTFTVE is encoded by the coding sequence ATGGGAAAAGGAAAGACGCTCGGCATCATTGCGGCACTCGTGGGAGCAGCAGCGGTGAGTGCGTTGTTCATGTACACAAACGGCAGTGATCGGCCGCAGGTGAAAGACGATTTGCTTGGCCCCGCTCCGGCGGGCAAACCGGCCCAAGCGGGGGGAAAAGGAATCATTGCTGGGACGCTTGAGCCATCATTGAGATATGAGAAGGAAAACGGCGCCTATGTGTTTACATTCACAGTGAAAAACCAAACCGAACGCGTGCAAACGGTGACATTTACGAGCGGAAAAAAATACGATTACATCTTGTATCGCGACGGACAGAAGGTGAAGCAGTTCAGCGAAGGGAAAATGTTTACCCAGATTTATGAAGAACGGACGTTAAAGCCGGGGGAAGAACTGTCATTTCAAGAGACGTTCCGCGGCTTGGAGCCAGGAGAGTATGCGCTCGAGTGGTGGCTCGCTGACCGAAATTGGCCGAATGCAAGAGCGAAAGTGACGTTTACGGTCGAGTGA
- a CDS encoding glutathione ABC transporter substrate-binding protein: protein MKKKTYWSYVVLAFVLAVSAALAGCGGKSTSNSASSGSQEKENVVQELTYATTSDAVGLSPILTNDSVSSAVIEQVYETLFVRDPETMEIKPHLAESYETPDDKTWVIKLRKGIKFHDGTDFNAEAVKYTFDKLRDPKTAAPRASLLEPVESVEVKDDYTVVIKTKYPYGPMLAALSHTNASIVSPTADQKQDLMKQPVGTGPFKFVEWVPGDHVTLEKNDDYWQGAPKLEKVTFKVVPEVTTAISMLQIGDVQFIDNISAEQLSRIESMKNVQLIKKEGTPVYYLGFNMKKKPMNELAFRQAVSYAINKDEYIQQLKGLGVKSNSVIGPKVFGYDESSENVAYTYDPEKAKQLVEEHGYKGTKVKILVANTANYMKMAEIVQAQLKEVGINAEIESMEWGTFLDATKQGKYDMTFLGWTNSTADGSELFYPNFHSKNAGVSNRTFYSNPTFDKLVEESRMTIDPEVRKQKLKEANEFLLKDAAVVVMNHGVVTAAVDQSVKGLEIDPTGQWSLYHVHRE, encoded by the coding sequence GTGAAAAAGAAAACGTATTGGTCGTATGTTGTGCTTGCTTTTGTGCTTGCCGTTTCGGCGGCGTTGGCCGGATGCGGGGGCAAGTCCACTTCCAACAGTGCATCATCCGGCTCGCAGGAGAAGGAGAATGTCGTTCAAGAGCTGACGTATGCGACGACATCTGACGCAGTGGGTCTCTCGCCGATCTTAACGAACGACTCTGTATCTTCTGCCGTGATCGAGCAAGTGTATGAAACGTTGTTCGTCCGCGATCCAGAGACGATGGAAATCAAGCCGCATTTGGCGGAATCGTATGAAACTCCAGATGATAAAACGTGGGTTATTAAATTGAGAAAAGGCATCAAGTTTCATGATGGCACTGATTTTAACGCCGAAGCAGTCAAGTATACGTTTGATAAGCTGAGAGATCCGAAGACGGCGGCGCCGCGGGCCTCGCTTCTTGAACCGGTTGAATCGGTCGAAGTGAAAGATGATTACACGGTAGTAATCAAAACCAAGTACCCATATGGCCCGATGTTGGCGGCTTTGTCACATACGAATGCTTCTATCGTCAGTCCGACAGCCGATCAAAAGCAAGACTTGATGAAACAGCCAGTTGGCACTGGTCCGTTTAAATTTGTCGAATGGGTGCCGGGCGACCATGTGACATTAGAGAAAAACGATGACTATTGGCAAGGTGCGCCGAAGCTGGAGAAAGTGACGTTCAAAGTTGTTCCGGAAGTGACGACGGCGATTTCGATGCTGCAGATCGGCGATGTGCAATTTATCGACAATATCTCGGCTGAACAGTTGTCCCGCATCGAATCGATGAAAAACGTCCAGCTGATTAAAAAAGAGGGCACGCCGGTCTACTATTTAGGGTTTAATATGAAAAAGAAACCAATGAACGAACTCGCCTTCCGTCAAGCCGTTTCCTATGCGATCAACAAAGATGAGTATATTCAGCAGCTGAAAGGACTTGGGGTGAAATCAAACAGTGTCATCGGCCCGAAAGTGTTCGGCTATGATGAATCGTCAGAAAACGTCGCTTACACCTATGATCCGGAAAAAGCGAAACAGCTCGTTGAAGAACATGGCTATAAAGGAACGAAAGTGAAAATTTTGGTCGCCAATACGGCAAATTACATGAAAATGGCGGAGATCGTTCAAGCTCAGTTGAAAGAAGTTGGTATCAACGCTGAAATTGAATCGATGGAATGGGGAACCTTCCTTGACGCAACAAAGCAAGGAAAATACGATATGACATTCCTTGGATGGACCAACAGCACGGCAGATGGCAGTGAGCTGTTCTATCCAAATTTCCATTCAAAAAACGCAGGGGTATCGAACCGTACATTCTACAGCAACCCAACCTTTGACAAACTTGTCGAAGAATCACGTATGACGATCGATCCAGAAGTGAGGAAACAAAAATTGAAAGAAGCGAATGAATTCTTGCTGAAAGACGCAGCCGTTGTCGTGATGAACCACGGCGTTGTGACGGCAGCCGTCGATCAATCGGTGAAAGGATTGGAGATCGATCCGACAGGACAATGGTCGCTCTATCACGTTCATAGAGAGTAG
- the nikB gene encoding nickel ABC transporter permease, with product MVGMIVRRFFHLILLLVGISFLVFTSMYIAPGDPATIIAGPTASQSDIEAIRKDLGLNDPFLVQYGRYINGVLHGDLGYSYQTKQPVWDAIMTRFPNTLKLAIASIIVAVIIGVVAGIISAIRQNSWFDVSSTVFALAGISIPNFWLGTVLILIFAVNLQLLPVGGLDQPFYTAEGLKQLVLPAITLGTGSAAMIARMSRSSMLEVIRADFIRTARAKGLRERTVIWVHALRNAMIPVITVIGLNFGFLLGGTIITEQVFAINGVGRLMVQAIAARDFPMVQGSVLLVATLFVLVNLIVDIIYTFIDPRISYD from the coding sequence ATGGTAGGGATGATTGTCAGAAGATTTTTTCATCTTATCCTCCTATTGGTCGGCATCTCGTTCCTCGTCTTTACGAGCATGTATATCGCTCCGGGGGACCCAGCAACGATCATTGCTGGCCCGACCGCATCACAGTCAGACATCGAGGCCATCCGCAAAGATTTAGGGCTTAACGACCCGTTCCTTGTCCAGTATGGCCGTTACATAAACGGGGTGCTCCATGGTGATCTTGGTTATTCGTACCAAACGAAACAGCCGGTGTGGGACGCGATCATGACGCGGTTTCCGAACACGCTTAAGCTAGCCATCGCCAGCATTATTGTGGCGGTCATCATTGGTGTCGTTGCCGGCATTATTTCTGCCATCCGGCAAAATTCATGGTTTGACGTCTCCAGCACCGTCTTTGCTTTGGCAGGCATTTCGATCCCGAACTTTTGGCTTGGCACCGTGCTCATTTTAATTTTCGCTGTCAACTTGCAGTTGCTTCCCGTCGGCGGGTTGGATCAGCCGTTTTATACGGCAGAAGGGTTGAAGCAGCTGGTGCTGCCGGCCATTACGCTTGGGACCGGGTCAGCAGCAATGATTGCGAGAATGAGCCGTTCGTCGATGCTCGAGGTCATCCGAGCCGACTTTATTCGGACAGCACGGGCCAAAGGCTTAAGAGAGCGGACGGTCATTTGGGTGCATGCCTTGCGCAACGCCATGATCCCCGTCATTACTGTCATTGGCCTAAACTTTGGTTTTTTGCTCGGCGGCACGATCATCACCGAACAGGTTTTTGCCATTAACGGCGTCGGCCGCCTGATGGTGCAAGCCATTGCCGCCCGGGACTTCCCGATGGTGCAAGGCTCCGTCTTGCTTGTTGCTACGTTGTTTGTCTTAGTCAACCTGATTGTTGACATTATTTATACATTTATCGACCCGCGTATTAGTTACGATTAA
- a CDS encoding gamma-glutamyltransferase family protein, translating into MDFLYHPYPSQRMTVFAKNGVVATSQPLAAQAGLDVLKKGGNAIDAAIAAAACLTVVEPTSNGIGGDAFALVWTDGKLYGLNASGYAPKAISIEALKERGYTEMPKYGFAPVTVPGAPAAWAALSKRFGRLPLAETLAPAIAYAENGYPVSPVLGKYWAAAFRTYKEALRGPEFAAWFATFAPGGRAPKIGEVWASPDHAATLRLIAETEAESFYRGELSEKMAAFSKQYGGFLAADDLAEYEPEWVEPISVSYRGYEVWEIPPNGQGLVALMALNIMNGFDVPSVPDVETHHRQIEAMKLAFADGKAYIADRRYMSCSPDELLSESFAAARRAQIDEEALTPEPGTPPKGGTVYLAAADGEGNMVSFIQSNYMGFGSGLVVPGTGIALHNRGHNFVFDERHPNGLAPQKKPYHTIIPGFLTKGGTPVGPFGVMGGFMQPQGHLQVIMNTVDFDLNPQAALDAPRWQWMEGKTVLVEPHFPRHIAEALARKGHDICVALDGGPFGRGQIIWRDPDTGVLAAGTEPRTDGAVAAW; encoded by the coding sequence ATGGACTTCCTATACCACCCATACCCATCGCAGCGGATGACGGTGTTTGCCAAAAACGGCGTCGTCGCAACGTCGCAGCCGCTCGCGGCGCAAGCGGGGCTTGATGTGTTGAAAAAAGGCGGCAATGCCATTGATGCGGCGATCGCTGCGGCCGCTTGCTTGACGGTTGTCGAACCGACATCGAACGGCATCGGCGGAGATGCGTTCGCCCTCGTTTGGACGGACGGGAAGCTGTACGGATTAAACGCGAGCGGCTATGCGCCGAAAGCGATCTCGATTGAAGCGCTCAAAGAGCGCGGCTATACGGAGATGCCGAAATACGGCTTCGCTCCGGTGACCGTTCCGGGGGCGCCGGCGGCGTGGGCGGCGCTGTCAAAACGCTTTGGCCGCCTGCCGCTTGCGGAAACGCTCGCGCCGGCGATCGCCTATGCGGAAAACGGCTACCCGGTGTCGCCAGTGCTCGGAAAGTACTGGGCTGCGGCGTTCCGTACATACAAAGAAGCGCTTCGTGGGCCGGAGTTCGCCGCCTGGTTTGCAACGTTTGCGCCGGGCGGCCGCGCGCCGAAGATCGGCGAGGTGTGGGCGTCACCGGATCATGCCGCGACGCTTCGCTTGATCGCTGAAACCGAGGCAGAAAGCTTTTACCGAGGCGAGCTGTCGGAAAAAATGGCTGCTTTCTCGAAGCAATACGGCGGCTTTTTGGCGGCGGATGACCTCGCCGAGTACGAGCCGGAATGGGTTGAGCCGATCTCTGTCTCCTACCGCGGCTATGAGGTGTGGGAAATTCCGCCGAACGGTCAAGGGCTTGTGGCCTTAATGGCGTTAAACATCATGAACGGGTTTGACGTGCCAAGTGTCCCGGATGTCGAGACGCACCACCGGCAAATCGAGGCGATGAAGCTTGCCTTTGCCGATGGGAAAGCGTACATCGCCGACCGCCGCTATATGAGCTGCAGCCCAGACGAGCTGTTGTCGGAGTCGTTTGCCGCCGCGCGCCGGGCGCAAATCGACGAGGAGGCACTCACACCGGAGCCGGGGACGCCGCCAAAAGGCGGAACGGTCTATTTGGCCGCCGCCGACGGCGAAGGCAATATGGTATCATTCATCCAAAGCAACTATATGGGCTTCGGTTCGGGCCTTGTCGTCCCAGGCACCGGCATCGCCTTGCACAACCGTGGCCATAACTTTGTCTTCGATGAACGCCATCCGAACGGGCTGGCGCCGCAGAAAAAGCCGTATCATACGATCATCCCTGGCTTTTTGACCAAAGGCGGCACGCCAGTCGGTCCGTTCGGCGTCATGGGCGGATTCATGCAGCCGCAAGGGCATTTGCAAGTGATCATGAACACGGTCGATTTTGACTTGAACCCGCAAGCGGCGCTCGATGCGCCACGTTGGCAGTGGATGGAAGGAAAAACGGTGTTGGTGGAGCCGCACTTCCCGCGCCATATCGCCGAAGCGCTCGCCCGCAAAGGGCATGACATCTGTGTGGCGCTTGACGGAGGTCCGTTCGGTCGCGGGCAAATCATTTGGCGCGATCCTGACACCGGCGTGCTCGCCGCCGGGACGGAGCCGCGCACGGACGGTGCAGTCGCCGCTTGGTGA
- a CDS encoding ABC transporter ATP-binding protein: MSQSKQPLLKLENVKKYYPIRGGLLRRIQGYVKAVENVSLDVFAGESIGIVDESGCGKSTLGRTVLGLEEATGGAIFFRGEEISRLPERQRKKWKKEMQMVFQDPYASLNPRQRIGHALEEAFVIHTNMTKAEREERVLQLLQEVGLRPEHYDRYPHEFSGGQRQRIGIARAIALNPSLVICDEAVSALDVSVQAQIIKLLKYIQEKHGLTYLFISHDLGVVRHFCNRVLVMYLGHAVELAPSRELYANPLHPYTKALLSAIPRPKPGVKRERIRLEGDLPNPANPPKGCPFHTRCPVATERCKQERPEWKEAASSHFVACHEVK, from the coding sequence ATGAGCCAGTCCAAGCAGCCACTTCTTAAGCTGGAAAACGTCAAAAAATATTACCCAATCAGAGGGGGACTGCTGCGGCGTATCCAAGGCTATGTCAAAGCGGTCGAAAACGTCTCCCTCGATGTGTTTGCCGGGGAAAGCATCGGCATCGTCGATGAATCGGGATGCGGAAAATCGACGCTCGGCCGAACGGTTCTCGGCCTTGAAGAGGCGACGGGTGGCGCCATCTTCTTTCGGGGTGAGGAGATCAGCCGCTTGCCGGAACGGCAACGCAAAAAGTGGAAAAAAGAGATGCAGATGGTGTTCCAAGATCCGTACGCGTCGCTCAACCCTCGCCAACGCATCGGCCATGCCTTGGAAGAAGCGTTTGTCATCCATACGAACATGACAAAGGCTGAACGCGAAGAGCGGGTATTGCAATTGCTTCAAGAAGTCGGGCTTCGCCCAGAACATTACGACCGGTACCCGCATGAATTCAGCGGCGGACAGCGGCAGCGGATTGGCATCGCCCGAGCCATTGCCTTGAATCCGTCGCTCGTTATTTGCGACGAGGCGGTGTCTGCTTTGGACGTATCTGTGCAAGCGCAAATCATTAAGTTATTAAAATACATTCAAGAAAAGCACGGACTGACGTATTTGTTTATTTCCCACGATTTAGGGGTCGTGCGTCATTTTTGTAATCGTGTGCTTGTCATGTATTTAGGCCATGCAGTGGAGCTGGCTCCGTCGCGGGAGCTGTACGCCAATCCGCTCCATCCATATACAAAAGCATTGCTGTCCGCCATTCCTCGACCGAAACCGGGCGTGAAGCGGGAGCGCATTCGTCTTGAAGGCGACTTGCCGAACCCGGCCAACCCGCCAAAAGGATGCCCGTTCCATACGCGCTGCCCGGTGGCGACAGAACGATGCAAACAAGAGCGGCCGGAGTGGAAAGAAGCGGCTTCAAGCCATTTCGTCGCTTGCCATGAAGTGAAGTGA
- a CDS encoding ABC transporter permease gives METGVAVKTGHATADLGRKKEKMYITTLRRLLKNKLAIVGLVIIAIQVLMAIFAPWLATHDPVKQNLSAAELPVFSDGHWLGTDNYGRDIWSRIVYGARISLVVGIVSVSLGLIGGVALGLLAGYYKKLDGLIMRIVDLLFAFPGILLAMLIIAILGTGLMNVAIAISIWSIPTCARIVRGSVLSIKNREYILAMKALGASNARIIIKHILPNCLAPIIVFATMRMATAILSAASLSYLGLGAQPPTPEWGAMIAAGQAFMWTSPHMTVVPGIAIMLVVFAFNVVGDGLRDALDPNMDINQ, from the coding sequence ATGGAAACCGGTGTAGCGGTGAAAACAGGCCATGCGACAGCCGACCTTGGACGCAAGAAAGAAAAAATGTACATCACCACGCTCAGGCGGTTGCTGAAAAACAAGTTGGCAATCGTGGGGCTTGTCATCATCGCCATTCAAGTACTCATGGCCATCTTTGCACCGTGGCTCGCCACCCATGATCCGGTCAAGCAAAATTTGTCAGCGGCTGAGCTGCCGGTTTTTTCCGATGGACATTGGCTTGGAACCGATAACTACGGGCGGGATATTTGGAGTCGCATCGTATATGGCGCCCGCATTTCCCTCGTTGTCGGCATCGTTTCCGTCAGCTTAGGGCTCATCGGTGGGGTGGCGCTCGGCCTGTTGGCAGGGTATTACAAAAAACTCGACGGACTGATCATGCGGATTGTCGACTTGCTGTTTGCGTTTCCGGGAATTTTGCTTGCCATGCTCATCATCGCTATTTTAGGCACCGGCTTGATGAATGTGGCGATCGCCATTAGCATTTGGTCGATCCCGACGTGCGCCCGCATCGTCCGTGGCAGCGTTTTGTCGATCAAAAATCGTGAGTATATTTTGGCGATGAAAGCGCTCGGGGCGAGCAACGCCCGTATCATCATCAAACATATTTTGCCAAACTGTTTGGCGCCGATCATTGTGTTTGCGACGATGCGCATGGCAACTGCCATTTTATCTGCTGCCTCGCTCAGCTATTTGGGGCTCGGCGCTCAGCCGCCGACGCCGGAGTGGGGAGCCATGATTGCCGCTGGCCAGGCGTTTATGTGGACGTCGCCGCACATGACGGTCGTTCCAGGCATCGCTATTATGCTCGTCGTCTTCGCCTTTAACGTCGTTGGCGACGGATTGCGCGATGCGCTGGATCCAAACATGGATATCAATCAATAA
- a CDS encoding M23 family metallopeptidase: MREEQKQSSLKRLFRKRWVFPAIYLSSAALIVAGALWFQLGKEENTGRDNVAKNGTAQQENPAVPVNETVETIAMPVLDPNAVQVKTLFYDDKASEAEQEAALVFYDHTYHPNQGIDLVRQDGKTFDVTASLSGTVTKAEKDPILGYVVEINHEQGVTTVYQSLADVKVEAGDTVKQGEVIGKAGQSEFNKEAGIHVHFEIRKDGRAVNPIDYVDKPLTALTDKAEDNAGRDRAATSKEKELMPSDETAPTDENPANEQAPADDHSTTPSDNNQGEHDDASSYKTPDASIGMARA, encoded by the coding sequence ATGAGAGAGGAACAAAAACAATCGTCGCTGAAGCGTCTGTTCCGCAAACGTTGGGTGTTTCCGGCGATCTATTTATCGTCTGCCGCATTGATCGTCGCTGGTGCGCTTTGGTTCCAATTGGGCAAAGAGGAGAATACGGGCAGAGACAACGTGGCGAAAAACGGCACCGCCCAACAAGAAAATCCAGCTGTTCCGGTCAATGAAACGGTCGAAACGATTGCGATGCCGGTGCTTGATCCGAATGCGGTGCAAGTGAAAACGCTATTCTACGATGACAAAGCATCGGAAGCAGAACAGGAAGCAGCCCTCGTCTTTTATGATCATACGTACCACCCGAACCAAGGCATCGATCTTGTGCGCCAAGACGGCAAAACGTTTGACGTCACCGCTTCCTTAAGCGGAACGGTGACGAAAGCGGAAAAAGACCCGATTTTAGGCTACGTTGTCGAAATCAACCATGAACAAGGGGTTACGACCGTCTATCAATCGCTCGCTGATGTGAAAGTCGAAGCCGGCGACACGGTGAAACAAGGCGAAGTGATCGGCAAGGCAGGGCAAAGCGAATTCAACAAAGAAGCCGGCATCCACGTCCACTTTGAAATTCGCAAAGACGGCCGGGCGGTGAATCCGATTGATTATGTCGACAAACCGTTGACTGCTTTGACTGACAAAGCGGAAGACAACGCAGGAAGGGATCGCGCTGCCACGAGCAAAGAAAAAGAATTGATGCCAAGCGACGAAACAGCGCCGACAGACGAAAACCCGGCGAATGAACAAGCGCCGGCTGACGACCATTCGACGACGCCAAGCGACAACAACCAAGGCGAACATGATGACGCTTCGTCCTACAAAACACCCGATGCGTCGATCGGCATGGCAAGAGCGTAA
- a CDS encoding ABC transporter ATP-binding protein, whose amino-acid sequence MAETLLRVENLVTTFSTTEGKVSAVRGVSFSVRKGETLCIVGESGCGKSITSLSIMRLLPNNGTIESGSIEFAGRDLVKLSKEELRRIRGNEISMIFQEPMTALNPVFTVGYQLREPLMLHQKLSKREAHERSIELLKQVGIPFPEKRMKQYPHELSGGMRQRVMIAMALACHPSLLIADEPTTALDVTIQAQILDLINELKQKLNMAVILITHDMGVVAEMADRVMVMYAGEKVEEGDVESIFANPRHPYTKGLLKSVPSVDDEEYSLEPIPGTLPSLHERIDGCRFHPRCPFATDQCRTAPPPEKTISASHSVRCWLEEGAHSHEPVQAATS is encoded by the coding sequence ATGGCTGAAACATTGCTGCGTGTCGAGAACCTTGTCACGACCTTCAGCACGACGGAGGGAAAAGTCTCCGCCGTGCGGGGGGTTTCTTTTTCGGTTCGCAAAGGAGAAACACTCTGCATCGTCGGCGAATCAGGATGTGGAAAAAGCATCACCTCGCTGTCTATTATGAGGTTGCTGCCAAACAACGGAACGATCGAGAGTGGGTCGATTGAGTTCGCCGGCCGCGACTTGGTGAAATTGTCGAAAGAAGAGCTGCGCCGCATCCGCGGCAATGAAATCTCAATGATTTTCCAAGAACCAATGACGGCGCTCAACCCTGTGTTTACAGTTGGTTATCAACTTCGTGAGCCATTGATGCTTCATCAAAAACTGTCGAAACGGGAAGCGCACGAACGAAGCATTGAACTGCTCAAGCAAGTCGGCATCCCGTTTCCGGAAAAGCGGATGAAACAATACCCGCATGAGTTGAGCGGCGGGATGAGGCAGCGTGTCATGATCGCCATGGCGCTTGCCTGCCATCCGAGCTTGCTTATTGCGGATGAACCGACAACTGCTTTGGATGTGACCATTCAGGCGCAAATTTTGGATTTGATCAATGAGTTGAAACAAAAATTGAATATGGCCGTCATTTTGATCACTCATGACATGGGCGTGGTCGCGGAAATGGCGGATCGAGTGATGGTCATGTACGCTGGTGAGAAAGTGGAAGAAGGCGATGTCGAAAGTATTTTCGCCAACCCGCGCCACCCGTACACAAAAGGGTTGTTGAAATCCGTGCCGAGCGTCGATGATGAGGAGTATTCGCTTGAACCGATTCCAGGGACGCTACCGAGCTTGCACGAACGAATTGACGGTTGCCGCTTCCACCCGCGCTGTCCGTTTGCGACCGACCAATGCCGCACGGCGCCGCCGCCAGAGAAAACGATCAGCGCCAGCCATTCTGTCCGTTGCTGGCTAGAGGAGGGAGCCCACAGCCATGAGCCAGTCCAAGCAGCCACTTCTTAA
- a CDS encoding Lrp/AsnC family transcriptional regulator, which translates to MKLDDIDRKILELLIEDGRMSYVDIGKKLNLSRVAVRERVNQLVKHGVIEKFTVVINSEKFGKQVSAFFEVDCEPAYLVEVAQKLAENPNVASCYQMTGPSTLHMHVLVEDFAALEKFINNELYALEGITRVESHILLRRFKSRTGLKL; encoded by the coding sequence GTGAAATTGGATGACATCGACCGCAAAATTCTTGAGCTGTTGATTGAAGATGGCCGAATGTCATACGTCGACATCGGCAAAAAACTGAATCTCTCGCGCGTCGCCGTCCGCGAACGGGTCAACCAGCTCGTCAAGCACGGCGTCATTGAAAAGTTCACCGTCGTCATTAATTCAGAGAAATTCGGCAAGCAAGTCTCGGCGTTTTTCGAGGTTGACTGCGAGCCGGCGTATTTGGTCGAAGTGGCGCAAAAGCTGGCCGAAAACCCAAACGTGGCGAGCTGCTACCAAATGACCGGCCCGAGCACGCTCCATATGCACGTTCTCGTTGAAGATTTTGCCGCCCTCGAAAAATTCATCAACAATGAGCTGTATGCGTTAGAAGGCATCACGAGAGTCGAAAGCCATATTTTGCTTCGCCGCTTTAAGAGCCGGACGGGGTTGAAGTTGTAG